A region of Maridesulfovibrio sp. DNA encodes the following proteins:
- the mnmA gene encoding tRNA 2-thiouridine(34) synthase MnmA has product METGFEYPELKELTAGRKVAMAVSGGADSLLSLVLLKESGADIVAVHGCFLGRKKAEAAVSGLEKTCTKLDVPLHVFDLTAEFDRLVVEPFVQEYLKGNTPNPCALCNPEIKFGVLNNAAREFGTELLGTGHYVRIAEDARYGRVLARGADMGKDQSYFLSLVPRDFVLNAIFPLGRHSKDQTYAELEKRGMEIPLPSESQEICFVPNDDYRQFLIDRKVKLPGSGNAILSDGSKVGKHKGLWRYTQGQRRGLGIAWKAPLYVLDKDMKNNLLIVGTRDELDAQGCVADSFNFLVGFDSWPETVFIQTRYRQRSKPARAAQVGSSIKFDFIEPHSRPTPGQIVAVYTEEGAVLGGGIIRE; this is encoded by the coding sequence ATGGAAACAGGGTTTGAATATCCTGAACTGAAGGAACTTACTGCCGGGCGCAAGGTTGCCATGGCGGTAAGTGGCGGCGCTGACAGCCTGCTCTCGCTGGTCCTGCTCAAGGAGAGTGGGGCGGATATCGTGGCGGTACACGGTTGTTTTCTAGGTAGAAAGAAAGCTGAAGCCGCAGTTTCCGGACTGGAGAAAACATGCACGAAGCTGGATGTACCCCTGCATGTTTTTGATCTTACCGCCGAGTTTGACCGTTTGGTGGTTGAGCCGTTTGTTCAGGAATATCTTAAGGGAAATACCCCTAATCCATGCGCTCTTTGCAACCCTGAGATAAAGTTCGGCGTGCTGAATAATGCGGCACGTGAATTTGGTACGGAATTGCTTGGAACCGGGCATTACGTGCGTATTGCTGAAGATGCACGATACGGCCGTGTTCTGGCCCGTGGAGCCGACATGGGAAAGGATCAAAGTTATTTTCTTTCTCTTGTGCCGCGGGATTTTGTTTTGAATGCGATTTTTCCCCTTGGCAGACACAGCAAGGACCAGACTTATGCCGAGTTGGAGAAGCGCGGGATGGAAATCCCGTTGCCCTCGGAAAGTCAGGAAATATGTTTTGTTCCTAACGATGATTACCGTCAATTCCTGATTGACCGGAAGGTGAAGCTTCCCGGATCGGGAAATGCGATTCTTTCCGATGGTTCAAAGGTCGGAAAACATAAAGGACTCTGGCGGTATACTCAGGGGCAGCGACGAGGATTGGGGATAGCGTGGAAGGCTCCGCTTTATGTTCTGGATAAGGACATGAAGAACAACCTGCTCATCGTGGGAACCCGAGACGAGCTTGATGCCCAAGGCTGTGTTGCCGACAGTTTTAATTTTCTGGTCGGCTTTGACAGTTGGCCTGAAACTGTTTTTATCCAGACCCGCTACCGACAGCGATCAAAACCCGCAAGGGCCGCGCAGGTTGGCAGCAGTATAAAATTTGATTTTATTGAGCCGCATTCCCGGCCTACACCGGGGCAGATTGTGGCTGTATATACAGAAGAGGGAGCTGTGCTCGGAGGTGGTATTATCCGGGAATAA
- a CDS encoding uracil-xanthine permease family protein, with the protein MSISSTEYNFRAKDVILGAQMLFVAFGALVLVPLLTGLDPNVALFTAGAGTLVFQVITKGKIPVFLASSFAFIAPIIYGVQTWGIPSTLCGLAAAGLFYVVLSFLIRWRGTDVLKKILPPVVTGPVIMTIGLILAPVAVFMAVGKTGDGSAVLVPEDTALIVSMISLAVTVAVSLLGKGWLKLIPILCGIAAGYAVSLFLGLVNFDAVAAAPWFSMPNFTFPEWNLEAVLFIVPVAIAPAIEHFGDVLAISSVANKDYVKDPGIHNTMLGDGLATSLAAMVGGPPNTTYSEVTGAVALTKAFNPAIMTWASIVAIALAFCGKVGAFLATIPVPVMGGIMVLLFGAIMVVGMNTLVRAGDDLMEARNLSIVALIVIFGVGGMSVPTPLGDEFRLGGIGLAGILGVFLNLVLPQPKKED; encoded by the coding sequence ATGAGCATATCCAGTACTGAATATAACTTCAGGGCAAAAGATGTTATCCTCGGAGCGCAGATGCTTTTCGTGGCATTCGGCGCTCTAGTCCTTGTTCCGCTGCTGACCGGGCTAGATCCCAACGTAGCACTTTTTACAGCCGGTGCCGGTACACTGGTTTTTCAGGTAATAACAAAAGGTAAGATCCCCGTGTTTCTGGCTTCTTCCTTTGCCTTCATCGCACCCATCATTTACGGTGTGCAGACTTGGGGTATCCCTTCCACCCTCTGCGGTCTTGCCGCTGCAGGTCTTTTCTATGTCGTGCTCAGCTTCCTGATCCGCTGGCGTGGTACCGATGTTTTGAAAAAGATTCTGCCTCCCGTCGTTACCGGTCCGGTCATTATGACAATCGGTCTTATTCTGGCCCCTGTTGCTGTTTTTATGGCAGTTGGTAAAACTGGTGACGGTTCTGCTGTTCTGGTTCCTGAAGATACAGCGCTTATTGTATCTATGATTTCCCTCGCCGTGACAGTTGCGGTTTCTCTGCTTGGCAAGGGCTGGCTCAAGCTTATTCCTATCTTATGCGGTATTGCAGCAGGGTACGCGGTATCTTTGTTTCTTGGATTGGTTAATTTTGATGCTGTGGCGGCTGCTCCATGGTTCTCAATGCCCAACTTTACTTTTCCTGAGTGGAACCTCGAAGCCGTGCTCTTCATTGTTCCGGTAGCGATTGCACCTGCAATTGAGCACTTCGGCGATGTTCTGGCAATCAGCTCCGTGGCCAATAAGGACTACGTTAAAGATCCCGGTATCCATAACACCATGCTGGGCGACGGGCTGGCCACTTCTCTGGCTGCAATGGTCGGTGGACCGCCGAATACAACTTATTCTGAAGTTACCGGTGCCGTTGCTTTGACCAAGGCTTTTAACCCTGCAATTATGACTTGGGCTTCAATAGTCGCTATTGCTTTAGCCTTTTGCGGTAAGGTCGGTGCGTTTTTGGCAACCATCCCCGTACCTGTAATGGGTGGGATTATGGTTCTGCTCTTTGGTGCTATCATGGTTGTGGGTATGAACACTCTTGTTCGTGCAGGCGATGACCTCATGGAAGCGCGTAACCTCTCCATTGTGGCTCTGATTGTTATTTTCGGGGTAGGCGGCATGTCTGTCCCCACTCCTCTCGGTGATGAGTTCAGGCTCGGTGGAATCGGTCTTGCCGGTATCCTCGGTGTGTTTCTGAATCTTGTGCTGCCGCAGCCGAAAAAAGAAGATTGA
- the upp gene encoding uracil phosphoribosyltransferase: MAVHVVDHPLVRHKLGILREDGISTSRFRALAQEISRLLTYEATKDLATEAKTINGWAGEVEVEEIKGKKITVVPILRAGLGMMDGVLDMVPGARVSVVGFYRDEESLQPVEYYVKLASNIDERIALILDPMLATGGTLMATIDLLKKSGCTSIKGLFLVAAPEGIERIVTAHPDVDIYVASIDEKLNDVGYILPGLGDAGDKIFGTK, from the coding sequence GTGGCGGTACATGTGGTAGACCATCCTTTGGTAAGACACAAGCTCGGCATTCTCCGTGAAGACGGCATCAGCACCAGCCGTTTTCGCGCTCTGGCACAGGAAATTTCCAGACTTCTCACTTACGAGGCAACCAAAGACCTCGCTACAGAAGCCAAAACTATTAATGGTTGGGCAGGTGAAGTCGAAGTTGAGGAAATCAAGGGTAAAAAAATAACCGTAGTTCCTATTCTCAGGGCCGGCCTCGGTATGATGGACGGAGTTCTGGACATGGTTCCGGGTGCCCGTGTCAGTGTTGTCGGCTTTTACCGTGACGAAGAGAGTTTGCAGCCTGTCGAATATTACGTCAAGCTTGCAAGCAACATTGATGAGCGTATAGCTCTTATTCTTGACCCCATGCTCGCTACCGGCGGAACCCTGATGGCAACAATTGATCTTCTCAAGAAGTCCGGTTGCACCAGTATTAAAGGTCTGTTCCTCGTTGCAGCTCCCGAAGGGATTGAGAGAATTGTCACCGCTCATCCTGATGTTGATATCTATGTCGCGTCAATTGATGAAAAACTTAACGATGTAGGATACATTCTCCCCGGTCTCGGAGACGCGGGTGATAAGATATTCGGCACCAAGTAA
- the coaE gene encoding dephospho-CoA kinase (Dephospho-CoA kinase (CoaE) performs the final step in coenzyme A biosynthesis.) has product MCNNEDFNENETQLLWTRSASFSDRNTRLDKFWGSMLEEEGISRGKVKDWIKAGFAEINGKVCKKPNQKLMGNEELTLKGEAELTTLVPEKLPLDIIHNDGRIAVINKPAGLTTHPAPSCPTGTLVHRLIHHFPEIRDMDEWRPGIVHRLDKFTSGLIAVALNEHDRLAMSAAFAEREINKTYLAIVHGIPEREFGEIDAPMGRHPIHKTKMAVVLKGGREARSEYKTLWSDPAGLASLIKVKIHTGRTHQIRVHMAHIGHPLVGDLVYGSMPHARWEQEHPQLAELAQRQMLHAYSLAFTHPESGEELSFTQTPPKDFIDMLKKLNKSVQRVGLIGMPCGGKSAVLKILAKNKIPTFSADESVARSYEKDGAGWELLRQRFGNRFIDPDTGSIDKSALFVAMRENEDLRREIMNIIHPIVQHDAEEFFKAHNNEPLAVAEVPLLLEGGWHDKKLVDAVIGVRTPEEKRTGELRKKRGLDLETLAVFDSWQWDEKTKMDCCTTIIENDGDLSKLDSETDRILEVLATLRKDKEIAFENHIEELFSPDKD; this is encoded by the coding sequence ATGTGTAATAACGAAGATTTTAACGAAAATGAGACACAGCTGCTCTGGACCAGATCAGCAAGTTTTTCTGACCGAAATACCCGGCTGGACAAATTCTGGGGCAGCATGCTGGAAGAAGAAGGAATATCACGGGGCAAGGTAAAGGACTGGATCAAAGCCGGGTTTGCCGAGATCAACGGCAAAGTCTGCAAAAAGCCCAACCAGAAATTAATGGGGAATGAGGAACTTACCCTGAAAGGGGAAGCTGAATTAACCACACTCGTGCCTGAAAAGCTGCCGCTGGATATCATCCATAATGACGGCAGGATTGCTGTAATCAACAAGCCGGCAGGATTGACCACCCACCCTGCCCCGAGCTGCCCTACCGGAACTCTGGTGCACCGGCTTATCCACCACTTTCCGGAAATCCGGGATATGGATGAGTGGCGTCCCGGCATTGTTCATCGTCTGGACAAATTCACTTCCGGCCTGATTGCTGTGGCCCTCAATGAACATGACCGTCTGGCCATGTCTGCGGCTTTTGCTGAACGCGAAATCAACAAAACCTATCTGGCAATCGTACATGGAATACCTGAAAGGGAATTCGGTGAAATTGACGCGCCAATGGGACGTCATCCGATCCACAAGACAAAAATGGCCGTAGTGCTCAAAGGCGGACGTGAAGCCCGATCTGAGTACAAAACACTCTGGTCTGACCCTGCCGGGCTTGCCAGTTTGATAAAAGTAAAAATCCATACCGGACGCACCCATCAGATCAGGGTACATATGGCCCACATCGGACATCCATTGGTGGGAGATCTGGTCTACGGCTCCATGCCTCATGCCCGCTGGGAGCAGGAACATCCTCAATTGGCCGAACTTGCCCAGCGCCAGATGCTGCATGCATATTCTCTAGCCTTTACCCACCCTGAATCAGGCGAAGAACTCAGTTTTACTCAAACTCCGCCGAAAGATTTCATCGACATGCTTAAAAAACTGAATAAATCTGTACAGCGTGTCGGGCTGATAGGCATGCCTTGCGGCGGAAAATCAGCTGTTCTCAAAATTTTGGCAAAGAATAAAATTCCCACTTTCAGCGCAGATGAATCAGTAGCCCGTTCTTATGAAAAAGACGGTGCAGGGTGGGAGCTTCTTCGTCAGAGATTTGGAAACAGATTTATCGACCCCGATACCGGGAGCATAGATAAGTCCGCTCTATTCGTCGCCATGCGCGAGAATGAAGACCTGCGCCGGGAAATCATGAATATAATACACCCTATTGTGCAGCATGACGCTGAAGAGTTTTTCAAGGCTCACAACAACGAACCGTTGGCTGTGGCTGAAGTTCCCCTGCTGCTGGAAGGCGGATGGCATGACAAAAAGCTGGTAGATGCAGTCATCGGTGTACGCACACCGGAGGAAAAACGCACAGGGGAGCTGCGCAAGAAACGCGGTCTTGATCTGGAAACCCTGGCAGTATTTGATTCATGGCAGTGGGATGAAAAGACCAAAATGGACTGCTGCACAACTATAATTGAAAATGACGGAGATCTTTCCAAACTTGATTCGGAAACAGACCGGATTCTCGAAGTTCTGGCAACACTCCGCAAGGATAAGGAAATTGCATTCGAAAATCATATCGAAGAGCTGTTTTCACCAGACAAAGACTAG
- a CDS encoding rhomboid family intramembrane serine protease: MIPIRDNVPCLTTPYVLRGIMLANIAVFAFEQLLTPQARLALFHLLGVVPARFFHPEWAVNAGYPDTGVLPLFSYMFLHSGWLHIILNMWMLWIFADNIEDAMGHGRFILFYMTCGLIAIGIQMIITPSSSAPVIGASGAVAGIMGAYMLLYPHGQVLTLFPVIIIPFFFKIPSSLFLGLWFLIQVFSGVSSHFAEGTQKVAWAAHVGGFVAGMILIRFFVKKDRCVYCYAPEKKDYELPDDF; encoded by the coding sequence ATGATCCCTATCCGTGATAACGTTCCCTGCCTAACCACTCCATACGTGCTGCGCGGAATAATGCTTGCCAACATTGCGGTCTTTGCTTTTGAACAGCTGCTGACTCCGCAGGCGCGCCTTGCACTCTTTCATCTGCTGGGTGTGGTCCCGGCAAGATTCTTCCATCCCGAATGGGCCGTTAACGCCGGATACCCAGATACGGGGGTGCTACCGCTATTCAGCTACATGTTTCTGCACAGCGGCTGGCTCCATATAATATTAAACATGTGGATGTTATGGATTTTTGCCGATAACATAGAAGATGCCATGGGCCATGGAAGGTTTATCCTGTTCTATATGACCTGCGGATTAATAGCTATCGGCATACAAATGATCATCACCCCTTCATCCAGCGCCCCGGTAATAGGAGCATCAGGCGCAGTTGCCGGAATCATGGGCGCATACATGCTGCTCTATCCGCACGGACAGGTTCTGACCCTTTTTCCTGTAATCATCATCCCGTTTTTCTTTAAGATACCATCTTCATTATTCTTAGGGCTGTGGTTCCTGATTCAAGTCTTCTCCGGCGTATCGAGCCATTTTGCCGAAGGCACGCAGAAAGTGGCGTGGGCCGCACATGTCGGAGGATTTGTAGCCGGAATGATTTTGATTCGTTTTTTCGTAAAGAAGGACCGGTGTGTTTATTGTTATGCTCCTGAGAAGAAAGATTATGAGTTGCCGGATGATTTTTGA
- a CDS encoding carbamoyltransferase: MKKAIIGISAFYHDSAAVLLVDGKVVAAAQEERFTRKKHDDSFPEKAMKYVLKEAGLTLADIDVVAFYDKPFLKFERLLETYNGVAPSGLKSFVTSMPVWIKEKLFMRHMLKKELAKFGKGKYKLFFPEHHLSHAASAFYPSPFQESAILTVDGVGEWATTTISKGSGKDIEILRELHFPHSLGLFYSAVTAFCGFKVNSGEYKLMGLAPYGNPENPSVKKWKDAIYETLIDVRPDGSMLLNMDYFNFATGLTMFHAKKWEKLLDLPPRTPESDIAQEYMDFAWTVQSITEEIVSKLAKTTRKLTGCENLVMAGGVALNCVANGKLLKENVFDNIWIQPAAGDAGGALGAALAAWHIGYEEERTVSASDTMQGSYLGPEFSDIDTMRVVRKYQAPFRRIEDFKQLCSEVGGLLDDGKVIGWFQGRMEFGPRALGNRSIIGDPRNPEMQKKLNLKIKFREGFRPFAPSVMEEEISNYFDIESPSPYMLLVAPVTEEKCFPLPEGYGQMEMYDRLYVNRSEIPAITHVDNSARIQSVNKDVNPRYWELINSFREQTGCAVIVNTSFNVRGEPIVCTPNDAYACFMRTDMDYLVVGNFIFDKKDQPEWNEEVDWENMFELD, encoded by the coding sequence ATGAAAAAAGCAATTATCGGGATATCCGCCTTCTATCATGATTCCGCTGCCGTTCTTCTTGTGGATGGCAAAGTTGTTGCCGCCGCTCAGGAAGAGCGTTTTACACGCAAAAAGCATGATGATTCGTTTCCGGAAAAGGCTATGAAGTATGTGCTTAAGGAAGCGGGGCTTACCTTGGCCGATATTGATGTTGTGGCTTTCTATGATAAACCGTTTCTGAAATTTGAGAGACTGCTGGAAACCTATAACGGTGTTGCTCCCTCAGGGTTGAAGAGTTTTGTTACTTCCATGCCGGTATGGATTAAAGAAAAACTCTTCATGCGCCATATGCTCAAAAAAGAACTGGCGAAGTTCGGTAAGGGAAAATATAAACTCTTTTTTCCTGAACACCATCTTTCTCATGCTGCAAGTGCTTTCTATCCTTCTCCTTTTCAGGAATCGGCAATCCTTACCGTTGACGGTGTAGGTGAATGGGCTACTACGACAATTTCCAAAGGAAGCGGAAAAGATATTGAAATTCTGAGAGAACTCCACTTCCCTCATTCGCTGGGACTTTTTTATTCTGCAGTTACAGCTTTTTGCGGTTTCAAGGTCAATTCCGGTGAATACAAGTTGATGGGCCTTGCTCCCTATGGCAACCCGGAGAATCCTTCCGTAAAAAAATGGAAGGATGCAATTTATGAAACTCTGATTGATGTCCGGCCTGACGGTTCCATGCTGCTTAATATGGATTACTTTAATTTCGCTACCGGACTAACCATGTTTCATGCCAAGAAGTGGGAGAAGCTTCTTGATCTTCCTCCGCGTACTCCTGAGTCAGACATTGCACAGGAATATATGGATTTTGCGTGGACAGTGCAGAGTATTACCGAAGAAATTGTTTCTAAGCTGGCCAAAACCACCCGTAAGTTGACCGGATGTGAAAATCTGGTCATGGCCGGAGGTGTGGCTTTGAACTGCGTTGCCAACGGCAAACTGCTTAAAGAGAATGTTTTCGATAATATCTGGATTCAACCGGCTGCAGGGGATGCCGGAGGGGCTCTTGGTGCGGCCTTGGCTGCATGGCATATCGGTTATGAGGAAGAGCGGACGGTTTCCGCTTCTGACACTATGCAGGGATCGTATCTGGGACCGGAATTTTCTGATATTGATACCATGCGTGTTGTCCGTAAATATCAAGCTCCTTTCCGCAGGATTGAAGATTTCAAACAGCTTTGTAGTGAAGTCGGTGGCCTTCTTGATGATGGAAAAGTGATCGGCTGGTTTCAGGGGCGCATGGAGTTCGGACCACGTGCTTTGGGTAACCGCTCTATTATCGGTGACCCCAGAAATCCTGAGATGCAAAAGAAGCTGAATTTAAAGATTAAATTTAGAGAAGGCTTTCGACCTTTTGCTCCCTCAGTCATGGAAGAAGAGATTTCAAATTATTTTGATATTGAATCCCCGTCTCCTTATATGTTGCTGGTTGCTCCGGTTACAGAAGAAAAATGCTTTCCGCTGCCTGAGGGGTATGGGCAGATGGAGATGTATGACCGTTTATATGTCAACCGTTCAGAAATCCCCGCCATCACTCATGTAGATAACTCTGCAAGGATCCAGTCGGTCAATAAGGATGTGAACCCCCGTTACTGGGAGTTGATAAACTCATTCCGGGAGCAGACCGGTTGCGCTGTCATCGTCAATACCAGTTTTAATGTCCGCGGTGAGCCGATCGTATGCACCCCAAACGATGCTTATGCATGTTTCATGCGTACCGATATGGATTATCTTGTTGTGGGTAATTTTATTTTTGACAAAAAAGATCAGCCCGAGTGGAACGAAGAAGTTGATTGGGAAAATATGTTTGAGCTGGATTAG
- a CDS encoding DUF5989 family protein: MNFLSDMLGFFKERKKFWLLPIVIVLLLFGFLVVFTSGSAIAPFIYTVF; this comes from the coding sequence ATGAATTTTTTGTCAGATATGCTCGGTTTTTTTAAAGAGCGTAAAAAGTTTTGGTTGTTGCCGATCGTTATTGTTTTGCTGCTGTTTGGTTTTCTGGTTGTCTTTACCAGTGGATCAGCTATTGCCCCGTTTATTTACACTGTTTTCTAG
- a CDS encoding SxtJ family membrane protein, with protein sequence MILNKQLSTKECADTGMAFVLISLIAYLILRQDVYLFAAMGLLLLDMTVPKVYVLPAKIWLGFSALLGAVMSKVILSVLYYLILTPLALVLKLFGHDPMAARKWKKDAGSVFIQRDHKYQPKDIEYPF encoded by the coding sequence ATGATTCTGAATAAACAATTGTCCACCAAAGAGTGCGCAGATACAGGAATGGCCTTTGTCCTGATTTCTCTTATCGCGTACTTGATTCTCAGGCAGGATGTCTATCTGTTCGCAGCAATGGGGTTGTTGCTTTTGGATATGACTGTGCCTAAAGTTTATGTTTTACCAGCTAAGATCTGGCTGGGATTTTCCGCTCTGTTAGGTGCGGTCATGTCTAAAGTAATTCTCAGTGTCTTGTACTACTTGATTCTTACTCCCCTGGCTCTGGTTTTGAAGCTTTTCGGACACGATCCCATGGCTGCCCGTAAATGGAAAAAAGATGCTGGTTCCGTTTTTATTCAACGTGACCATAAATACCAGCCTAAAGATATAGAATACCCATTTTAA
- a CDS encoding TetR/AcrR family transcriptional regulator → MVQIRKENVRVRIEIAAEALFAQSGFRKATIKAIAQEANIATGNVYTYYPNKMTLYKAVITPEFVEEFSRLTRNRINAFALSQSNSHTPSYMEDEAGEFLHFLIENKLKVIILLARSAGTEYEDFGRKYVQDMTTQAIELICEQSPQVEISPLLRFMLEKALADSVRGIVSSLEHFKDEELILKAFAAGTAYHLGGIAALIGWADRQK, encoded by the coding sequence ATGGTCCAGATTCGTAAAGAAAACGTAAGGGTACGAATTGAAATTGCTGCTGAGGCCCTTTTTGCGCAATCAGGTTTCCGTAAGGCCACGATTAAAGCAATCGCACAAGAAGCAAATATCGCTACAGGTAATGTTTATACATACTATCCGAACAAAATGACTCTTTATAAGGCTGTTATAACACCTGAGTTTGTTGAAGAATTTTCACGTTTAACACGCAACAGAATCAATGCATTTGCTCTATCGCAAAGCAATTCTCATACTCCTTCATACATGGAGGATGAGGCTGGGGAATTCCTGCATTTTTTGATCGAGAATAAACTGAAGGTGATTATCCTGCTGGCACGGTCAGCGGGTACCGAATATGAAGATTTTGGAAGAAAATATGTGCAGGATATGACGACTCAGGCCATAGAGCTAATTTGTGAGCAGTCTCCGCAAGTAGAAATAAGTCCACTGCTACGCTTTATGCTGGAGAAAGCCCTTGCTGATTCAGTCAGAGGAATTGTCTCCTCTCTGGAACACTTTAAAGACGAAGAGTTGATTCTAAAGGCCTTTGCTGCCGGCACGGCCTACCATCTGGGAGGGATTGCCGCACTTATCGGATGGGCAGATAGGCAAAAATAA